TACTGGCATCTCGCTCGCTCTCACTAGATGCTAGTTATAACCTAGagatgtttgtgtgtgtgtgtgtgtgtgtgtgtgtgtgtgagtatgtGTACTTGTACACCCACACGGGTGTACCGCATGAGTAGGTGTGCCTTACATAACCTAACTCTTTGTCTGCTCCTCCGCTCTACGCTCTACGCTCTACGCTCTCCGATCCTCAGCGTACTGGTCCTCATCTTTCAGAGGGATTTACTGATACTTTCATGTCTCCAGCGAGGTGACCACAAGATTGTGAAACACACTCGCTGACTCGCTCAACATGGCTGCCTGGCCGCACGAGTCATTGGCGACGCTGGGAGACGTGGGTGTGCCCAGGCGCAGGGCATCCATTATCACTTCAAAGtccttctggttctggttcatgtcgaaatcgtccagctcgagatggtgatggtggtggtggtcgaTGGACAGCTTGTTGCGCTTGCTGTTTGGACTGTCCATGGAGGCGCCAGCGCTCGATCCAatgcccattcccatgcccatacccatgcccatgcccatgcccatgcccatacccatgcccatacccatacccatgcccatgcccatgcccatgcctaCGCCCATCCCCATGCCCAGTCCGACCACGTCCAGGGGGCATTCCTCGATAGCCGAGATGAGGCGCTGCGGCGGTATGTAGAACTGGGATAGGGCTTCACGCACCAACCGGTCGCTCTCGTCCtcgctgatgctgttgctcctcATTCGCTTGCGGGATGCAGAGAGGGAGGCCTTCTCCAGTTGCTCCGCCCCCTGGGTGATCTCCGGGTCGATGAGCAGCATGGGCGCATTGATTGCGCTCAGCTCGCGGTCTAGTATCTCCAGGTCGTTCACCAGATTGCTGCTGGACAGGTTTCGCTTCCGGACGACCGCCGTGGCGGATTGCGCAGCGGCTGATGCGGGAGTGGTCGGCTGCTGGCGCATCGGCTGGTTTTCAATGGAGCACATGGTGCGACCCGTGGAAGAGCAGTCTCCGTATTGGGATTTGGcgttgctgttgatgttgatgttgttgt
The sequence above is a segment of the Drosophila pseudoobscura strain MV-25-SWS-2005 chromosome X, UCI_Dpse_MV25, whole genome shotgun sequence genome. Coding sequences within it:
- the LOC4815582 gene encoding keratin, type II cytoskeletal 5 isoform X1, encoding MTLPTNTNVAANGGSGSDDDSDMFGPPRCSPPMGHHHHRSRVPMISPKLRQREERKRILQLCAHKMERIKDSETNLRRSVCINNTYCRLNDELRREKQLRHLQNLPRTDGRSPELARENLFQPNMDDAKPNNNNNNNNNININSNAKSQYGDCSSTGRTMCSIENQPMRQQPTTPASAAAQSATAVVRKRNLSSSNLVNDLEILDRELSAINAPMLLIDPEITQGAEQLEKASLSASRKRMRSNSISEDESDRLVREALSQFYIPPQRLISAIEECPLDVVGLGMGMGVGMGMGMGMGMGMGMGMGMGMGMGMGMGMGMGIGSSAGASMDSPNSKRNKLSIDHHHHHHLELDDFDMNQNQKDFEVIMDALRLGTPTSPSVANDSCGQAAMLSESASVFHNLVVTSLET
- the LOC4815582 gene encoding keratin, type II cytoskeletal 5 isoform X2, translating into MYKRTDGRSPELARENLFQPNMDDAKPNNNNNNNNNININSNAKSQYGDCSSTGRTMCSIENQPMRQQPTTPASAAAQSATAVVRKRNLSSSNLVNDLEILDRELSAINAPMLLIDPEITQGAEQLEKASLSASRKRMRSNSISEDESDRLVREALSQFYIPPQRLISAIEECPLDVVGLGMGMGVGMGMGMGMGMGMGMGMGMGMGMGMGMGMGMGIGSSAGASMDSPNSKRNKLSIDHHHHHHLELDDFDMNQNQKDFEVIMDALRLGTPTSPSVANDSCGQAAMLSESASVFHNLVVTSLET